In the Patescibacteria group bacterium genome, one interval contains:
- a CDS encoding carboxypeptidase regulatory-like domain-containing protein: MSKKTFFFTLGVVCLAVIVLIIGYQVLWHPQAGPEIPPTHQIPVSTPVEATVSSNAFTVDLGADSATTGTYTVTATYGDTTTTTEFDIVDVCTADSTIIAKCGCGSDVFSEGYCCLGGGNVPVESACGYGSIEGLVIDNNGNPISGVIVNLNDKNANFISQATTDDSGNFSFTKACDSFGLTFSKDGYDKKGAVPKIIVGATATVLVELTESASTGSLSGTVTNSETGEPIAGALIQYRNIANGEGSTTVTTPVGSYSASLPEGDYMLTASADGFDKSAKVPVTISKKTPVVQDFSLTPIVYGSLSGTVTNGATGKPIAGASILYANPVTGEGGTTATTTVGSYSASLPEGDYMLSASADGFDRSAEVPVTISEKTPVVQDFNLTPTAPKGTLTGSVYDSVTLAPIDGAQITETLTAESARIKVDTYSLLLTVGDHLLQASANGYTTSDPVQVTITKGGTTTQDFSLVPVEVVPTDTGTLSGTVTDINTGALIGGAPISYTNVLTGMSNLASTDATGKYAIKLELGTYDVSASASGYATSDPVSINITEKGQLKTWNFTLSPAEAPKKGSLIFATIDNLFNNLINKFLNIYSVQAADKNAWEVMVKEKEVGNPIMGAKFYINGSLNPDLTTDANGSLILPTAPVGTYSVYVTATGYKDSDPVSVKIVDGGTATNIFLLEKSAQILTPTITIPTVSDIIKGGNVTISGTTENIADGEIIQITVTKKVTPITLSGQVTCFDAYDRPVDSAKVEIWSPDVATGDYIGATKTDSQGFYTITVNTGTTYQARVIGPTEAYQHQLSDQFSLLGDFTGADIVTYLKPFPLKAESVQQSVPLAITKESDGINTLYHFSFKIQTYNNDKIYGTTPIVPYELKAQILDPNGDGTTYLKSRSQLNVIAPVSSNVLEKLKNGLQVKFQELAENQTPKALAKDLASASTDLTQMGGMIFNIVDENGSTVFSNVTILNKRIGQISLPIYQAGQLLDYWPAGEYKIIVDAKGYATQSQSINVTAGENTAVNIGLTAYTFDQVAMEPFLKMQGFNEVSLGEAVIFEGATNINPYEYPLTLEATPQPPKISINQALTNQFQKFDDEFKLKFEAQGSQNIQKMKFKMQTEDGSMLDWVDYELNNGISTSVEKEIDVKEVLGLDNADKPDGKYIIYVAAEDTLGQSTDSDEYTQLTVYKDTRPPKPPQGFNKPFKIYRKEVDEKFYQEDAIDSLRIPIGEKVDLYSNLEDDTALTDNVSDMEKVVWYVDDVQICEDTTAPFTCEWDTTELHSTVTTEGYDGAGNVYSSSYTVETYSATGRRSLVADETAPEAVTQVEIINPDNNDGTSLLLTWTNPTDDDLKGVEIYRSTTLAQIPATPIIKVEGAESYTDVDLTADTIYYYTFRPYDITGNVSTDTNQYSGTPIVQTEEIGGDDTDVVLEEATGPTQLEFIPAKETGLAKISLELKSNSFDTSNLIASETQKPAEIESVAKDNEVVYKYFNITLNDLNDENIEEAVLEFSVAKSWLSENDINPESVKFYHYVYHSPGSWEKITTVKSSEDDAYYYYQGWTAEVDGLYGIVGRKNDAPAEETPLGRIGGMIFMDTNQDGKFNSEETGIKDITVKLYVDLDRDTNLNFSKDELLLTQTVNQDGVYSFDELPSAYYIIYIDRGSLPENYALTTNNEPLFVPLGEGEIMENFDIGYRIVPAENVEELALIQEQRQKENDETNNIIVTRKARRVISSILPAVEAKEEVEITRAIAWASAIIVVMVFLVWQLTKKPKEAI; the protein is encoded by the coding sequence ATGTCTAAAAAAACATTCTTTTTTACCCTGGGCGTGGTCTGTCTAGCGGTAATAGTTTTAATTATTGGATACCAAGTTTTATGGCATCCTCAGGCCGGACCTGAAATTCCACCGACTCATCAAATTCCGGTTTCTACACCAGTTGAAGCAACTGTAAGTAGTAATGCCTTTACTGTCGATTTAGGGGCAGATAGTGCGACGACTGGGACATACACGGTCACGGCAACTTATGGTGACACAACCACCACAACTGAGTTTGATATTGTAGATGTTTGTACCGCTGATTCAACGATTATTGCGAAGTGTGGTTGTGGAAGTGATGTTTTTTCTGAGGGATATTGTTGTTTGGGTGGAGGTAACGTACCAGTAGAGAGTGCTTGTGGCTATGGTAGTATTGAAGGACTAGTTATTGACAACAATGGTAATCCAATCAGTGGAGTAATCGTTAATTTAAATGATAAAAATGCAAATTTTATTTCTCAAGCCACCACCGACGACAGTGGTAATTTTTCTTTTACCAAGGCGTGTGATTCATTTGGTTTAACTTTTTCAAAAGATGGTTATGATAAAAAAGGAGCAGTACCTAAAATTATAGTTGGCGCTACGGCAACTGTTTTAGTTGAATTAACCGAATCTGCTTCAACCGGTTCATTATCTGGCACAGTAACAAATAGTGAAACGGGTGAACCGATTGCTGGGGCTTTAATACAATATAGGAATATAGCAAATGGAGAAGGCAGTACAACAGTAACGACTCCCGTTGGCAGTTATTCTGCATCTCTGCCCGAGGGTGATTATATGTTAACTGCTTCAGCAGATGGCTTTGATAAAAGCGCCAAAGTACCCGTAACTATTAGCAAAAAAACTCCTGTTGTTCAAGATTTTAGTTTAACGCCAATAGTCTATGGTTCATTATCTGGCACAGTCACAAATGGCGCCACGGGTAAGCCAATTGCTGGGGCTTCAATACTATATGCCAATCCAGTAACTGGAGAGGGAGGTACAACAGCAACGACTACCGTTGGCAGTTATTCTGCATCTCTGCCTGAGGGTGATTATATGTTAAGTGCTTCAGCAGATGGTTTTGATAGAAGCGCCGAAGTGCCAGTAACTATTAGCGAAAAAACTCCCGTTGTTCAGGATTTCAACTTAACACCTACGGCTCCGAAGGGGACATTAACAGGTTCGGTTTATGATTCTGTGACTCTCGCGCCAATTGATGGAGCACAAATTACAGAAACATTAACGGCTGAGAGTGCTAGAATAAAGGTTGACACGTACAGTCTCTTATTAACGGTCGGTGATCATTTGCTACAAGCAAGTGCCAATGGTTATACCACTAGCGATCCAGTTCAAGTTACTATTACTAAAGGCGGAACCACAACCCAAGATTTTAGTTTAGTGCCAGTAGAAGTCGTTCCTACGGACACTGGGACACTATCTGGCACAGTGACTGATATAAATACCGGCGCACTAATTGGAGGGGCACCTATTAGTTATACCAATGTTTTAACTGGTATGTCTAATTTAGCTTCTACGGATGCAACGGGTAAATATGCAATAAAATTGGAACTTGGCACGTATGATGTATCTGCTAGTGCTTCTGGTTATGCGACTAGTGATCCCGTGTCAATAAATATAACTGAAAAAGGTCAACTTAAAACTTGGAATTTTACTTTGAGTCCAGCGGAGGCGCCTAAAAAGGGTAGTTTGATTTTTGCGACAATTGATAATTTATTTAATAATTTAATAAATAAATTTTTAAATATTTATTCAGTTCAAGCAGCCGACAAGAACGCATGGGAAGTAATGGTTAAAGAGAAGGAAGTCGGAAATCCAATCATGGGCGCAAAATTTTATATTAATGGATCATTAAATCCCGATCTTACTACCGATGCAAATGGTTCTTTAATTCTTCCAACTGCTCCGGTTGGAACTTATTCTGTTTATGTTACTGCTACTGGTTACAAGGATTCCGATCCAGTTTCAGTTAAAATTGTTGATGGAGGAACTGCTACCAATATTTTTCTTCTAGAAAAATCAGCTCAAATTTTAACTCCCACCATTACCATTCCAACTGTTAGTGATATTATTAAGGGTGGTAATGTAACTATTTCTGGCACAACTGAAAATATTGCTGACGGTGAAATTATTCAAATTACCGTAACTAAAAAAGTTACGCCGATTACCTTAAGTGGACAAGTGACTTGTTTTGACGCCTATGACAGACCAGTTGATAGCGCGAAAGTTGAAATTTGGTCACCCGATGTGGCAACTGGCGATTATATAGGTGCTACCAAGACCGATAGCCAGGGTTTTTATACAATTACAGTTAATACAGGAACAACTTATCAAGCTAGGGTGATTGGACCAACAGAAGCCTATCAACACCAATTAAGCGATCAATTTTCCTTGCTAGGTGATTTTACGGGGGCAGATATTGTTACCTATTTAAAACCCTTTCCATTGAAAGCTGAATCTGTTCAGCAATCAGTACCATTAGCTATTACCAAAGAGAGTGATGGAATTAATACTTTATATCATTTTTCATTTAAGATTCAGACCTATAATAATGATAAAATCTATGGAACCACACCGATTGTGCCTTATGAGTTAAAAGCTCAAATTTTAGACCCAAATGGTGATGGAACCACATATCTCAAATCTCGTAGTCAGTTGAATGTGATAGCTCCAGTCAGTTCAAACGTTTTAGAAAAACTTAAAAATGGTTTGCAGGTTAAATTTCAAGAACTAGCTGAAAATCAAACACCCAAAGCTTTGGCTAAAGATCTCGCTAGCGCTTCTACAGATTTAACCCAAATGGGGGGTATGATATTTAATATTGTTGATGAGAATGGTTCTACTGTTTTTTCCAATGTTACAATTTTAAATAAACGTATTGGTCAAATTTCATTACCTATATATCAAGCTGGTCAACTCTTGGATTATTGGCCAGCCGGAGAATACAAGATAATAGTTGACGCTAAGGGTTATGCAACTCAAAGCCAAAGCATAAATGTGACTGCCGGAGAAAATACAGCGGTTAATATTGGATTAACGGCTTACACTTTTGATCAAGTGGCTATGGAACCGTTCTTAAAAATGCAAGGTTTTAACGAAGTATCATTGGGTGAAGCAGTTATTTTTGAGGGCGCAACAAATATTAATCCTTACGAATATCCATTAACCTTAGAAGCAACACCTCAGCCACCTAAAATCTCTATTAACCAAGCATTAACCAATCAATTCCAAAAATTTGATGACGAATTTAAATTGAAATTTGAAGCTCAGGGTTCTCAAAATATTCAAAAAATGAAATTCAAAATGCAGACAGAAGATGGAAGTATGCTAGATTGGGTAGATTATGAATTAAATAATGGAATTAGTACAAGCGTTGAAAAGGAGATTGATGTTAAAGAAGTTTTAGGATTAGATAATGCAGACAAACCTGATGGTAAATACATTATTTATGTGGCTGCCGAAGATACTCTAGGTCAATCAACAGATAGTGATGAATATACGCAATTAACGGTTTATAAAGATACGCGTCCACCCAAACCGCCACAAGGGTTTAATAAGCCATTCAAAATTTATCGTAAAGAAGTAGATGAAAAATTCTATCAAGAAGATGCTATTGATAGTTTGCGTATTCCAATTGGCGAAAAGGTTGATTTGTACTCCAACTTAGAGGATGATACTGCTTTGACTGACAATGTTTCTGATATGGAAAAGGTTGTGTGGTATGTTGATGATGTTCAAATTTGTGAAGACACAACCGCGCCTTTCACTTGTGAATGGGATACCACAGAATTACATTCAACTGTAACTACTGAAGGTTATGATGGCGCTGGGAATGTTTATTCTAGCTCATATACAGTTGAAACTTATTCAGCGACCGGTAGACGATCATTAGTAGCCGATGAAACTGCGCCAGAAGCTGTCACTCAGGTTGAAATTATTAATCCAGACAACAATGACGGCACTAGCTTGTTATTAACCTGGACGAATCCAACTGACGATGATTTAAAGGGCGTTGAAATTTATCGTAGCACTACTTTAGCTCAAATTCCCGCAACTCCAATTATTAAAGTTGAAGGTGCTGAATCATATACTGATGTTGATTTAACAGCTGATACAATTTACTATTACACCTTTAGGCCCTATGATATTACTGGCAATGTTTCAACTGATACTAATCAATATTCTGGCACACCAATTGTTCAAACAGAAGAAATTGGTGGTGACGATACCGATGTTGTTTTAGAAGAAGCAACCGGACCAACTCAATTAGAATTTATTCCAGCCAAAGAAACTGGTCTAGCTAAAATTTCTTTGGAATTAAAATCTAACAGTTTCGACACGTCTAACTTGATTGCTTCAGAAACTCAAAAACCAGCCGAAATTGAATCAGTCGCTAAAGATAATGAAGTAGTTTATAAATATTTCAATATCACCTTAAACGATTTAAATGATGAAAATATTGAAGAAGCTGTTTTAGAGTTTAGTGTAGCCAAATCTTGGTTAAGTGAAAATGATATTAATCCCGAAAGTGTTAAATTCTATCATTATGTTTATCATTCACCGGGAAGTTGGGAAAAAATCACTACCGTTAAAAGCTCAGAAGATGATGCGTATTATTACTACCAAGGTTGGACAGCTGAAGTTGATGGACTCTATGGCATTGTTGGCCGTAAAAATGATGCTCCAGCCGAAGAAACTCCCTTGGGTAGAATTGGAGGAATGATTTTCATGGATACTAATCAAGATGGAAAATTCAATTCAGAAGAAACAGGAATTAAGGATATTACGGTTAAATTATATGTTGATTTAGATCGTGACACTAACTTGAATTTTAGTAAAGATGAATTATTGTTAACTCAAACAGTCAACCAAGATGGTGTTTATTCCTTTGATGAATTGCCAAGTGCTTATTATATTATCTACATTGATAGGGGATCATTGCCAGAAAATTATGCCTTAACTACCAATAACGAACCTTTATTTGTCCCATTAGGCGAAGGCGAAATCATGGAAAATTTTGATATTGGTTATCGCATTGTACCAGCTGAAAATGTAGAAGAATTAGCCTTAATTCAAGAACAACGTCAAAAAGAAAACGATGAAACTAACAATATAATTGTTACGCGTAAGGCTCGGCGTGTTATTTCTTCTATTTTACCAGCAGTCGAAGCTAAAGAAGAAGTTGAAATTACGCGCGCTATTGCTTGGGCATCTGCAATTATCGTAGTGATGGTTTTCTTGGTTTGGCAATTAACTAAAAAACCCAAGGAAGCTATTTAA